TTGTCGAGGAGGTTTTTGATAACTGGAAAGATCAAATCGCTCGAATATTTCATGAATCACAACTCTCTGGATGATCTGCTTAAAAACTATAAACTGGATATGCTGTCTCAAAGAAGTGGAAGCGATGATAATGACGTTAAAATGAAGGAGATTCAAGAATACCAACGGCTGATTGCCGAATTAAAGAAATTTGATGAATGGAGGAAAACCGTTAGTCAACTAAACTCCGAATCGAATGTGCCATCTCTGATAGaaagatttcaagaatattcCAAGGGAACATTCGAACTTatcagaagcttctttgtTGAGCTTTATGAACAAGAGGATCATCCTGATAGGAACATATATTTCGAGATAAGGTCGTTGTACACGCCATATCTTATCATTGAGTTGCATAAAGAACTGGTAGAAGCTGCATTACTCCTTAAAATCCCAACGTTCATTCGAGAAGCTCTCAAGTTTGCCAATCTGGTGGCTAACGAAACAGACAAGATTTACCTGTTATTCCAATCCAGCggaaagcttcaagaatatctgaAGCTTGTGGCGCAAACAGCAACTTTATCAGGCGACAGCTCTTTATAGAGGGTGTCTGTAACTTGTATTCTAGCACCATTTAAACTAGACGATCGGAAGACAGATTACTTATATTACACAAAATCAATGTAAAATGCTTAAGCTTCCTCATTAATGACACCCTTTTCGGAGACGTAGATACCATCCAAGAACTTACGGATATCCTTGTTTCTGACACGGCAGATTTGTTGAACATCAGCAGCGTTTTGGGAAACGTCTTCAACAGAGTTACCGGACAAGACCATTTCGTCCTTCTGATTGGTAGAAAATTCGACGTTAACACCCTCTCTGACTGGCACCAATCTGACCTTCTTGTCAcccaagaagtttctgatttcgataaacttcttgccGTCTTTTTCAACAACGTTGACGTTGATTGGGAAATGCGCGTAAACGTATCTCATCTTGTACTTGTAACCCTTGGTGACACCAGTGACCAAGTTGTCAACCAAGGACTTGACGGTTCTCAAAGCAGCGACGTGCTTTCTGTCACCGTTGTGGACAGCAACCTTGATTTGTCTCTCATTGACCTTGGTGAAAGTAACATCAATGtgcttcaagttcttgactAGAGTACCTCTTGGACCAGTGACCTTGACAACCCTGGATCTGATGTTGACGGTAACACCTTGTGGGACTTCAACAAATTGCTCGGTTTGGATGTACTTCATTTCGGTGGTGTTTTGATCTCCTCAGATCTCCTCCATACAAATGAACTCATGATAACCCAGATATTACCGCTAGTCATTAGCGGGTCTCCAGTCGCAGCCATCCATCCACTGAAACTTTGCGAGATCATCTGGCAGTCTGCGTCCATGCTGCGATGATAGAAATTCAAAACACCCAAACACCACGCGAATATCGTTCTCAATATTTTTTGTACTGAAAATAAGTTTTGGGCCGGAGAGAAATAAACCCATACACAAGATGCAAAACAGTCACAGCAACTGTATTGGCACTCATCTTTCATCGATCATCCTCTGTAATTTACCAAATATTCGGTCGCGATACGCTATCATGGCGTCCTCATCGGAGTCTTGGTCATTCTGAAACATCTCTGGATCACCAACCTTGTCGTCGCTGTCAGTCTCACCTTCATCGGCATCGAGGTCTACGAAATTCATCGCATTAAGGGACGATAATATGTTGTTGCTATCACCAAGACGGGCGAACAGATCATCATAGGGTTCAGTTTGGTTCCCCGCTAAtttttctgcaattgctATCTCTTCGCCCTCACTACCGAAGAGGATAGATCGAtcgtcgtcctcgtcctcggGATAGTCGTTTCGATAGTAATTTTCCTCATTGGAGTCCTCATCATCCGATAAGGGCTTCTCGGCCAAgtcgtcgtcttcttcaggGACTAAATCCATATCCGCGTAGACAATCTTGACGAATCCGACGTCACTGGCTTCTTTATAGGCGTCGAATTCTTTATCCGGCACGCTCTCGAGGTGATAGATATCATACACGTAATCGGTACTCGGGATGGTCAGCACTTCGGCAGCTGTGCCCGTAAAATGCTTTCTGCTTGgttttctctttctgcCCAGCCCGATTTCAATCGATGTGCCGCTCAATCTCAGATGCTCCTCAATCATTTGGGTGATTTCAGGAGCCAGTTGAGCTTCAGGTTCGCCGTGGTCGAGATCATCGGCAGAAGGTCTTCGGCGCTTGCCTCGTCGTTCCAACACAAAATGGCGATGACCATCGCCGGCCAACTTCAACAGTGGTGTTGTTCCCTCGTTGGCGGACTCGTAAGCTTGCTCATTAACGGTTTTGGTGAGCTGGAATAAAAACTTACCCTTCTTGACCCTTCTCCCCTCGTCAATCACTGATCATAACGAATGTGTCATAGTTAGTATCGGGCCTTTGTATCGGGTTCCGGCTTGATGAGCTCTACATACGTAGCTTTTGAACCGCATCCTCGTCTCTCCTTCGTTTCACTCTGATATAGTCGGGGGCTTCATTCATCCTAAATATCCCAAGAGCGTCTGGAAAGGAATAACTATTTGCTCTATCCAGGAGTTGGCCTTTCCACTAACCGTTGACCTGCTATAAGCTTATTGATCACAGTTACCCGGACCAAGGCCATTGTATGATGTACTGCAATTCTATCAATGCTATTTCCCAAAAGTTCCATTATTCAACTTCAAGGCTATCAAACATCTCTTTCGTCGCGTTCGTGATCTTTATTGTTGATGCTTTCCTTTCAACTCTGTTCCTTGGTCGTAAGATGAGTAGGTTATAATGTTATTTACTGGCGCGTCagtaaaaaaaaatatgaaTTTGTGTCGCTACGCCAAAATCAAAATAATTCTGACGATAGTTGGCTTTAAAGTCCCATCGAGACCTTTAAAGGTCATAAAAATTTCATTTAAATAATGaatctctttcatcaagagcAGACAGAATGGCTTCGCTTTCGAATGGGTCATTTTAACATGGATTTTAGTGATCTGACTTTTCGCAATAGCTCACAGCGACCAAGCTTTCATAAAAATACGGTCGCACTTGTCACCGGTGGATCACGAGGATTAGGGCTAGAGCTGGTGCTTCGGTTGGCAAGCTGTGGTATCAAGGTTATCAACGTTGACGTGATGTCACCGACCCATAAACTCCGGGAGGCTGACAATGTCTACTTTTACCGCTGTGATATCACTGATCATGACGAGGTGAAAGCGTTGCATGAGAAAATAAGCAGTGAGCATGGGCCTGTAACAATACTGCTTAACAATGCAGGAATAACCAGAATTAATACGGTAGACATAATAACTCatgaagagatcaaagcAGTTATAGCGGTCAACCTCATTGGAGCATATATCATGATAAATACTTTCCTGCCAGATATGATTGCAGAAAAGCATGGCTTCATTGTCAACATAGCGTCAGTTTTGGGAGAAATCGCTCCGGCCAGATTAACATCCTATGCAGCTTCGAAAGGTGGTTTGATTGCTATTCACAATTCGCTAGCTAGACAGCTATGCAGGCATAGCAAAGGCTCGCGATCGATCAAGATGCTCCTGGTATGTCCTGGCAAAATTAACACATCCATGTTTGCGAGGGTAAAGACGCCATCCAAAATCTTAGCCCCTGACATCGACCCGGGCAAATTGGCGGACCGCATTGTGACTGCTATCCGTTGCAACAACATAACCACTTTGAGGTATCCATACTACGTTAATATTGTGCCCTTCTTTAAGCAGCTCAGTTGGCCATACATGCGCCTTCTCAAAAAATGCAGTGGAATAGATAAAGCGACCGCTGTTTCTTACTCATATGGTGACGTTTCCCCCCATGGTCACAAATATAATTGTACGTAATCCCGTTAGTATAAATGGCTTGTCCGGCGAGAGGCTATAATCCCATTTACTATGCGATACCCAAGCCTAACTTTGGGTCGATTTAATGTCCTGCCATATTTTGAGATTGCTCTGTGCGTATTCTCTCAGATATTTGGCGTAATTCTTAAGTATTTCAGCCAGTTCTTTCTCGCGCTGACTCGAGaactctttcaactttgtaTCTTTGATTACTGTGGAGATAACCTCAACATCATTCTCAGAGACTTCGAGGGACTCCTTCAATTGTTGGATTTCAGCTTTCAGAGTTGGGATACTAGTGTTTagatctggatcttggTAATTCACCGATTCTTTCACCATGCTGGCCAATTTATTGAATTTATTTAGGAGCTTCCCACTATAAGTCTTGGGTTGAGGATGCTCCAAATTGATCTTGTTACTTTTGCTCATCTCCCGGTCAACATCAGAGTCGACCTTTttcatctctttctcatgCTCTTCCAGTTTTTCAAGTTGATTCCTCTTGCTCGCTAAATATTTTCTTATCATCTCAAGTTGCATTCGCTTTAATTTGCGGAACTTTATCAGATCTCTCGCAGAGCCTGCCATTCGAACGCACTCACTGAGTGGCTCATCTATATTGTAATAAAACTTTCCGACAGTGCTCTCTAACTCGCTTGCTGATTCATCGAAGGCGTTACTTATGTGGGAAAACTCCTCAGCAAGCTCTGCACCGCGGCTTTGAGTGGCTGCGAACTGAGCATACGCCTCACTCAATTCCTTCATGTAATGCTTCATATCATACATATTTCTTGTAATTCTTCTGCTGTACTTGTAAATCCCATTACTGAGAATGTTTTCATATCTTTTGTAATCTTTTTCGATGGCCTGGAAGCTGTCCTTGACTTCTAACCCACGAGAAGAGTTGTCTTTATGCAACAAAGATTGAGACGTTAGATGCGGGATTGGTAAGGATGCGTGTATTCTTGTGGTGGCTGTCGGGTCCAGTGGATTGCACTGCAAAACACTTCTGGGAAGTGAGGAAAACGTCGCAGAACTGGTTATGAAATCACTCCAGTTAGTATTATTCGGGTCGAGAAAATCGCTAATGATGGTAGTCTTTGTAACCTCTGAATCCAGCAGAAGTTTGTTGAGAAATCCCGTCAACATCCTGATTCTGTGTCGTATTAGTCTCTCATCGCTATTGTTCACCGATCCATTGATAACGGAAAGAGAGAGATCCACCGACCTCGTCCCGTCTGAAGGCAGAAGATAACTGGGCTTCGAGGCCGCGATCGCTTTCCCATACGTCTTTATACTTTGCTTCTCTGGTATTGGCGGGATCAAACTCATAGGAAAGAGCTTCACCAGGATATTCCTCAGACTCTCAAAATCGCTGTATCGCCTTCGCACCAGCGCATCCTTGTACCTGATTGTGTAAGCAATATATGTTCTACCCTGACCTTCTGACAGCTTGTTGGCCTCCAATATCTGCACCTTGCTGTTTGAACCCGAACTCTCTCTGCCAGGATTCAAATCCTTAGGCAGCTCGAATTTCCCGTTCAAACTGCTAGATTCGCCACTGTCGCGACGCTCCTTCGCTTCCGCCGTCTTTGACGGCAAGATATCGTCCATATCATCCTGATAAACCTCGTTTGGGTTCAGCAGTGGCTTTATTCTTGATCTACTCACCTGTTTCGCATCTCTATTCTCTAAATCACGCTCATCGTCCTGCAACTGCATAAAAGGGTTGTCTTTCTCCGTTATGGCGGTATGAATCATTGACGGATCCACACTAGATCCTCTAGCATCGTCCTCCTCACTATCAGAGCCATTTCTCTTACCATCCTCCTCTTGCCATTGTCCCTTTTCCTCGCCACTCTGCTGCGCTTCGACCGCCGTTTCAACGGCCTCTTTACTGAGCGATTGGCTCGATTCCGCAGTCTCTGAATTGCCCATCTCAGCTGTCAAGGTGTAGTAGTCCAACAATCTGATATACTAGAACCTACCGGCGAACTCACCAGGCTCTCAGCTCTAGCTGGCCTCTTCTTATAGCTCACGATGACTATGGTCAAGGGGTTTCTATAAGCTCAAGGCCTTTTAAGCTGTGATCACGTGACCCGTGAAAATTTCACTCTAAGAATCTCAAAAGTTGAGCCCAtcgcagctcatcgccgATGAAGATGCTCTCTGGCAAGGCCATTGAGCTTCGAATAGCGGCTGTTGTGGGTCCTGCTGTGTGTGGCAATGTCTTGCGGTGGACTGGTATCCAAATACCTACCGGTCGAGGCTCAGATCTCTCTTTTATCGGAGTTGGTGCTGAAGCGAAGCTTCGATGAAGTGGTTGGGTTAGTAGAAGCGACGCAATTGAGTTCTGATAATCTCgaggagatcgaaaagCAGATTTTAGAGGTTTTGAAAGACGATCTGGCGACGTTGTCCGTGGAGGGAAGGGATGCTTCAACGCCGGATAGAGAATTACGTTTTTTGGCACAACTCATTGGCAAGATGAGCTCATTACGAAAACTTTTCGAGTCCTGGATTGGTAGTGTTATGATTGCATATGCTTACGAATACAGAGCGAGGCTTTTTCCGGACGAAGCTCACCAGGAACTTTTGTTTGGATTTCTTGGCGCTAAGCAATCAGACGATCTAGAGGCGAGTGCACCCCAGAGCAGCTTTGATATTATCCTGCTGTTAGAGTTCTTGGAATCAGCTTGCTTGTTTTCGGATTCGACAGTTGGGGTCTGCGACTTCGAACTTGATGCCATTTTGATAGGCTTGATGGGCTGCAATGATGAGGTTGTGTCCTCCAAGAGCTCGAATCTGATGAGATGGCGTATAAACGTTATTGCTGAGAAATGCTCTGCTGACACAAAGTTTGATCATTTTTGCTGGTCGCTTGTCCAGCAGATGCTGGCGAGCGACTCTACTTGCTCCTGGAAACAGGCAAATGGACATGCATTTCTGTTGCGCTTTCTCACGGTCTCGGGGTTCACAGCAGGTTTGGAAGCGTTTGTACAAACGGATGAATATTGGACTGCTGTACAGGCTGCGTTGAACGAAAGCATCCAGGAATCTCGTAAGATTGGGCTTTCAATCCTCAGGTTAACGATTAAAAAAATTCCAGACACCATGAGGCCATTCTCCACGCACCTATTTAGATGGAATTCATTGAATTCAGGCCTCGTGAAATCGTGGCAGGCGTTTACAACACTTTATGAGATCGTCAGTCTGGATACGGCTCTCAATCAAATAGAGGCGGCAAGTGAAGATAttttgaaccttttcaaagatCCGAATATACATTCTACATGGGGCTTACtgctcttttcaacaggACTTAGAGCCTCGATGGAAAGCGTGCGAAAGTATATGGTCGCCTTGCTGCTCAGAATAGAAGTCAAGTCGGTATTTGCAAAGGACTTGCGGAACTTGCGGAATATATTCCTGCCTTCAACTATGGAGGCccatttcttcaacacgGACGGGAAGTCATGTCGTTACGGCGAGCGTCTAACACAGTTTATTTCTGAAGTGCTGCATGAATCAGGAGAAGACGCCTCTTTAGTGATCGAGACTATCTTGAGGACATTAGTAGATCAGGGTGGCTCCTTTGATCCCGCAAGGATATACATGTCGCTTGGGATCCTGGATTACTTGGAACAGGGAAAGCAGAAACCTCTCACATCGGCCCATCTTGATCTGATCACCAAGTTGTGTGAATTTGAAAATGAGGACGCTGTTTTTGAAACCACTATACAGACCATTTTCTTAAAATACCTTCTCCATATCTCTCCCTCGGTATCGCCTGTGGAATGGACCAAATGTGTTGTATCGCACATCAAGCGCAAGCAAGGTAATTATGAATATATTTCTCCGTTGTTGGGCTCATTCAAGGCCTTCACCTCTAGCCAATTTACGTTAAATGTTGCAAGGAAGGAACTGGAGCCCCTTATTGGGGAAGATCCAACCActgatcttcttgcatTGGTGTTGTttgacttcaaagaagttcCTGTGACTCAAGAGTTATTAATAGAGATAGCTATATCGCAAGAAAACGTACCAGAGTTGTCCGGAAATGCTCAGAGTTGTCTACTTTCTTTGGCTGCTGCTCGTGATGTTGATTCCCATTTATACCGCTCTTCAGAACTGTTACTCGAGTACCCAGGGCTAGACTTCAGCACCCTGAAGATTGTTAAACTATCTCCTTTATTTGACTCACTCATAATGAACTTCACTGGCGACAAATTCAAGTTTTTTGTTGCTATTTACAAGAAGTTCGCCAACAACTGCAGCGACTCATTCACACTCAGCTGGCCCTTGCTGGTTAATCTTTATCAAACCATTAAGGCTAACAACAGCGACCCCAAAACAACCAGTTTCAAGATGAAAGACGAGATTTACGGTACTTTTTTCGAGCTGCTGTATTTCTTTCTAGTGTCTAGTCCTACAAAAGTTGCCGTAAAGCCAACAGAACTCATTGATCTGTTGCAcgaaaatatcaacaaagATAATGGCAATTTTGAGGGAAACAAAGCTGTAGCCAAGCTGTGTGCTCATATTCTAGGAAATTGTAAGCCACAAcacgaagatgaagaagattggTCTAATGTTTTACGTATTTTTGAAATGCTAACCACGATTTGGGACAATTTTAGTTGCGAAAGACTTGTACTGAAGCAAAAAAGCCTGCATCTGGCTACTATCAATGGCTTGTTTCATCCCACAATCTTGTTAtatgcttcttcgagatcGGAAAATGGAagaaatctttcaaagagagTACATTTATATGGCAAGAGAATTATCGAACAGGCCTATAATCGAAGAAGCATCTTGCCACTTATCAGTGAAAATATTCTCTCTTTTGTGGAAAAGCATGGGGATAAACTAGGAAATGCAGATCAGGACTACGGGTGGCTGATTGACAGTATGACAGGCATATTCACCTGTGAGCAAACCAGCGTTAATATATTTCGATTGAAAACAGTGATTGCAGACCTTTTTGAATGCAAGCTGTCTAAAAATAATGGGCTCTATGAACGCATATACGGAGTAGAAGAAGTTGCGGCTAAGATCAGAATCATTGCCAGTCTATTGAAGGCACCACAGCAATTCAAGGACTGTTTTATTTCATATACTTTCCACAGCACCAACTTACTATCTGCTAAGAAAAGAACAGACGGTGCTGAAGAGATTCAGAGATTGCTCAAATGGCAATTGATTTTGTTGTGTCTCAAAGATTCGAATAGGAGAGATCTGATAAGCAGCATACCCGAGCTTATATTGAACAACATCTTGGATGAAATTTCTCCCATTATTAGAATTTACATGGAATGGACTATTGCCCTGCTATTATCTGATGCCAATCAAAATATAGAGGAGTTTACATCAAAACTATTTCCTTTGATGGATGACCACTCTAGACCGATAGTGGTTGTGAGTGCGCAGCGTATTCTATTTCTTATCCTAAAAGCGCTGGCTTTCAATAAGTCTCAGACATTTGAAAATTTACTGTCCAAGTTCACTAGTGTGCTAATCCCAAATGCTACGTCCAGCAAGCCACTCGTAAGACATTTCTCGAATTCCTTAATGTTGCTATTCTGGCCATCGTTTCAAGAATTTGTAAAAGATCCAACTTTCAGGCTCACAATCAAAGGACTCTATGATAAAGCTGTTGCAACAAAAATGAGCGGTAAATATAGGGCAGGAGATGCTAACGTTTGGGATATCAATGCTGATCTTACTTTGACTGGAATTTTTGGTGGtgttttgaagaaaacaatTGACCATCAGTTACCGTACATTTCCAAAGGTACGTTTATCAAATTTCTGCCGTCTCAGGTTTCCCTTGCAGTGGGTCTGGACGATACTTCCTTGTGGCTATCGAAAAGAAGTACGAAAGAAAGCGAGACCGAAGTACAACAGTCCCTTTCCAACGGCCTCTCGCAGCTTCAGACTAAAAGTGGTGCTTGGGAAGCTTTGATGACGATTGAAACTGATGGTCAAAATAAAGCAGTTAAAAGATCAGATCTAATAGTAATATCTTCGCTGGTTGACAAGCCGCCCAATTTAGGAGGTATTTGCAGATTGTGTGATGTGTTGGGGGTTGGCTTATTGACAGTTCACGACATCAGAGTTAAAAATCATCCGCAATTCAAGAACGTCGCCGTTACTGCAGATAAATGGATGCCCATGGCTGAAGTAccagttcaagaaatctccaaTTTCATGcgtgagaagaagagagaggGCTATGTCTTGATTGGCTTGGAACAAACGGACAAATCCGTCAAGCTCGACACACGATACAAGTTCCCACGAAAGTCGCTGATATTGCTGGGCACCGAGGCGCACGGCATACCTGGAGAGCTACTGAACCAGTTGGATCTATGTGTGGAAATTCAACAGTTTGGTGTTATCAGGTCGATGAACATTCAAACCGCCACAGCTGTCATCGTTCACTCGTACACGATTCAACATATGTAACATACCATTTTATGAATTATTTAAAGCCTGCAACACCTCCGGGGCATGATCCTCCACCATCTTGATGGCCTTTTGTAGAACACCAAAGCTAAAGCCCTTTGCGCCGGAACCGCTCAATCCTACTGACCTTATTGGCGCGACAACCTTACCGTGTGACCAGGTTATAACAAGCCCATTGTTAGATACTTCGCTTTCCGATGCGGCTGCATCCATGAGTATATTATCGCCCACCACAGCAGCCACGAACACCACAGGCGGGCTCAGATCAAGCTTTTCTAGATCATAGTCATGGAACGTGGGCAATTCCTCCACCTCAAGGTCATCAAAGCTGGAGACCAGCTTCGGCAAATACGTCGTGTTCAAAGCCGTGTAGATGGCCATTGATATCAGCGATATCGGACTCGAGCACGACGAGATAACCAAAACATCGATGAAAAGTTTAAAACTATACCTCTTTGTGAGTCTCAGCTTCGAGACATCGATGCCTCCTCTAGGCTCTAGcactttcttcagcagcgaaGTCAAAGATTCAACTTCAGGCGAATCATCCCTCTGACCAGCGATATCAATCTCCACGTGAATCAGCTCGCCTTCAGCTGTGTGATCTACAACCTTCCCCTCGACACTCACAATGCATTCACTGCCATCACTTGCGATTATCCTCGAAGATCCATTGGAACTTGGCAAAAAATCCGTGTAAATCTCGATAGGTCTGAATTGGTGTGGCTTCCGGCCATCTGGCCTTACTGATGGGACGCTAGTCAGCGAATCATATAAATAAAGCTTCTCAGTGACCGACAAGACCATTATTGAAGCGATTTGCACCGTTTTGGCTTGCCAGATGCCTTCCTAGCCCATCTCGATTTTCATAAGggcttgaaattttcaacaGCCTTTCTTAGTGAATACAACGAATAGGTAGCAACGCACTCAATGGCAGCATATAAAGCAGCCGAATCAATGATTGAATCTCTTATTTCGTCTTGCATCTCTAATACGGTCTCTGTGGCGCCTGATAAAATGGCGTGTAAGCAGAAGATTCGAAGCGATGACCGCGACGGTGAATGCTGCTTCGCCGCACAAGAGCCGGTTGAAGACCTCCTCATTCAGGTCTCTTCGCTCGCTTTCAAGCTCCAGAAGCTCGCTGCGCTCGCCGCTGTCTGCCAGACCTAGTAGCGTCCGAATAGAGCGCTCCGTCTGCTGGAGGCTCTCCAGCGCCATCTCTTTTACGAGCTGCGACTTGCGCTGCCGCTTCTGAATCGAGTCGTGGGCTGCCATCCTGACGGTGATGGTCTTGATGACGTCGATGAACTTCCAGGAAGAGTCGTAGCTCAGATTGACAAAGCAGAAGCAGAATTTTCTCGAGCCAGAGGGACTCACTTCGATCACAGAGGTGCCGCTGGCCAGCCGCCTCCTGCTTCGGATCAGATCACCGTTGGCACAGTCATGGATCGTCATATCCAGCGATTGCTTGTCCCGGTCCACGTTAGTGCCGCCAAACCGACTGGGATCTGTATGGAAGGGCAGCGTATCGACCACATCGATCACAAACAGGAACTCAGAGGTTGGTTCCACGAAAGGAGACTCCAATTCGAAGCAGAACCGATCCAGGTCCTGCTCGCCACTGCGATAGGCACTCTTGACAGCCTCTAGCACAAACCCAACGTGGTCACTGGGCACCGATGAACCTGCCACAAAGGCAAACATGCTAACTATCCACCAAAAACGCTCCATTGCCACTATGCCGCTCACCTCACATCAGCTGGAGCCACCTTCGCCAGCTGCAGCGGCTCCTGTAAAGTTCCCACTCTCTGGCCTTCCCCAGATCTGTTAAGACCAACTCCGAGAAACGAGTTACAGCTATCTCCAGTTACAAAGC
Above is a genomic segment from Torulaspora globosa chromosome 1, complete sequence containing:
- the TRM3 gene encoding tRNA (guanosine(18)-2'-O)-methyltransferase (ancestral locus Anc_2.325), with protein sequence MSCGGLVSKYLPVEAQISLLSELVLKRSFDEVVGLVEATQLSSDNLEEIEKQILEVLKDDLATLSVEGRDASTPDRELRFLAQLIGKMSSLRKLFESWIGSVMIAYAYEYRARLFPDEAHQELLFGFLGAKQSDDLEASAPQSSFDIILLLEFLESACLFSDSTVGVCDFELDAILIGLMGCNDEVVSSKSSNLMRWRINVIAEKCSADTKFDHFCWSLVQQMLASDSTCSWKQANGHAFLLRFLTVSGFTAGLEAFVQTDEYWTAVQAALNESIQESRKIGLSILRLTIKKIPDTMRPFSTHLFRWNSLNSGLVKSWQAFTTLYEIVSLDTALNQIEAASEDILNLFKDPNIHSTWGLLLFSTGLRASMESVRKYMVALLLRIEVKSVFAKDLRNLRNIFLPSTMEAHFFNTDGKSCRYGERLTQFISEVLHESGEDASLVIETILRTLVDQGGSFDPARIYMSLGILDYLEQGKQKPLTSAHLDLITKLCEFENEDAVFETTIQTIFLKYLLHISPSVSPVEWTKCVVSHIKRKQGNYEYISPLLGSFKAFTSSQFTLNVARKELEPLIGEDPTTDLLALVLFDFKEVPVTQELLIEIAISQENVPELSGNAQSCLLSLAAARDVDSHLYRSSELLLEYPGLDFSTLKIVKLSPLFDSLIMNFTGDKFKFFVAIYKKFANNCSDSFTLSWPLLVNLYQTIKANNSDPKTTSFKMKDEIYGTFFELLYFFLVSSPTKVAVKPTELIDLLHENINKDNGNFEGNKAVAKLCAHILGNCKPQHEDEEDWSNVLRIFEMLTTIWDNFSCERLVLKQKSLHLATINGLFHPTILLYASSRSENGRNLSKRVHLYGKRIIEQAYNRRSILPLISENILSFVEKHGDKLGNADQDYGWLIDSMTGIFTCEQTSVNIFRLKTVIADLFECKLSKNNGLYERIYGVEEVAAKIRIIASLLKAPQQFKDCFISYTFHSTNLLSAKKRTDGAEEIQRLLKWQLILLCLKDSNRRDLISSIPELILNNILDEISPIIRIYMEWTIALLLSDANQNIEEFTSKLFPLMDDHSRPIVVVSAQRILFLILKALAFNKSQTFENLLSKFTSVLIPNATSSKPLVRHFSNSLMLLFWPSFQEFVKDPTFRLTIKGLYDKAVATKMSGKYRAGDANVWDINADLTLTGIFGGVLKKTIDHQLPYISKGTFIKFLPSQVSLAVGLDDTSLWLSKRSTKESETEVQQSLSNGLSQLQTKSGAWEALMTIETDGQNKAVKRSDLIVISSLVDKPPNLGGICRLCDVLGVGLLTVHDIRVKNHPQFKNVAVTADKWMPMAEVPVQEISNFMREKKREGYVLIGLEQTDKSVKLDTRYKFPRKSLILLGTEAHGIPGELLNQLDLCVEIQQFGVIRSMNIQTATAVIVHSYTIQHM
- the ATG20 gene encoding Atg20p (ancestral locus Anc_2.324), with the protein product MGNSETAESSQSLSKEAVETAVEAQQSGEEKGQWQEEDGKRNGSDSEEDDARGSSVDPSMIHTAITEKDNPFMQLQDDERDLENRDAKQVSRSRIKPLLNPNEVYQDDMDDILPSKTAEAKERRDSGESSSLNGKFELPKDLNPGRESSGSNSKVQILEANKLSEGQGRTYIAYTIRYKDALVRRRYSDFESLRNILVKLFPMSLIPPIPEKQSIKTYGKAIAASKPSYLLPSDGTRSVDLSLSVINGSVNNSDERLIRHRIRMLTGFLNKLLLDSEVTKTTIISDFLDPNNTNWSDFITSSATFSSLPRSVLQCNPLDPTATTRIHASLPIPHLTSQSLLHKDNSSRGLEVKDSFQAIEKDYKRYENILSNGIYKYSRRITRNMYDMKHYMKELSEAYAQFAATQSRGAELAEEFSHISNAFDESASELESTVGKFYYNIDEPLSECVRMAGSARDLIKFRKLKRMQLEMIRKYLASKRNQLEKLEEHEKEMKKVDSDVDREMSKSNKINLEHPQPKTYSGKLLNKFNKLASMVKESVNYQDPDLNTSIPTLKAEIQQLKESLEVSENDVEVISTVIKDTKLKEFSSQREKELAEILKNYAKYLREYAQSNLKIWQDIKSTQS
- a CDS encoding short-chain dehydrogenase/reductase (ancestral locus Anc_2.323), whose protein sequence is MNLFHQEQTEWLRFRMGHFNMDFSDLTFRNSSQRPSFHKNTVALVTGGSRGLGLELVLRLASCGIKVINVDVMSPTHKLREADNVYFYRCDITDHDEVKALHEKISSEHGPVTILLNNAGITRINTVDIITHEEIKAVIAVNLIGAYIMINTFLPDMIAEKHGFIVNIASVLGEIAPARLTSYAASKGGLIAIHNSLARQLCRHSKGSRSIKMLLVCPGKINTSMFARVKTPSKILAPDIDPGKLADRIVTAIRCNNITTLRYPYYVNIVPFFKQLSWPYMRLLKKCSGIDKATAVSYSYGDVSPHGHKYNCT
- the RPL9A gene encoding 60S ribosomal protein uL6 (ancestral locus Anc_2.321), with product MKYIQTEQFVEVPQGVTVNIRSRVVKVTGPRGTLVKNLKHIDVTFTKVNERQIKVAVHNGDRKHVAALRTVKSLVDNLVTGVTKGYKYKMRYVYAHFPINVNVVEKDGKKFIEIRNFLGDKKVRLVPVREGVNVEFSTNQKDEMVLSGNSVEDVSQNAADVQQICRVRNKDIRKFLDGIYVSEKGVINEEA
- the RRP42 gene encoding exosome non-catalytic core subunit RRP42 (ancestral locus Anc_2.326), coding for MVLSVTEKLYLYDSLTSVPSVRPDGRKPHQFRPIEIYTDFLPSSNGSSRIIASDGSECIVSVEGKVVDHTAEGELIHVEIDIAGQRDDSPEVESLTSLLKKVLEPRGGIDVSKLRLTKRYSFKLFIDVLVISSCSSPISLISMAIYTALNTTYLPKLVSSFDDLEVEELPTFHDYDLEKLDLSPPVVFVAAVVGDNILMDAAASESEVSNNGLVITWSHGKVVAPIRSVGLSGSGAKGFSFGVLQKAIKMVEDHAPEVLQALNNS
- the IWR1 gene encoding Iwr1p (ancestral locus Anc_2.322); protein product: MIEEHLRLSGTSIEIGLGRKRKPSRKHFTGTAAEVLTIPSTDYVYDIYHLESVPDKEFDAYKEASDVGFVKIVYADMDLVPEEDDDLAEKPLSDDEDSNEENYYRNDYPEDEDDDRSILFGSEGEEIAIAEKLAGNQTEPYDDLFARLGDSNNILSSLNAMNFVDLDADEGETDSDDKVGDPEMFQNDQDSDEDAMIAYRDRIFGKLQRMIDER